The DNA segment agtgtctattgtgatgtcatcagcatcGGGGTATATAAGAAGGTGCTGGATGACAGAGAGGTCACTCATCAGCTGGATGCGAGACTGTAAGTACTGCTCCATTTCAATGTCTGTAGCTGAGTAAGTGCCCCCTCCCACATCTATACCCAGGTCTTTCTAGGCTTTATCTATAATGCCTTGTCTATCAGGAATAACTGGATCCATTATAAGAACAATATAAAGCTCATATATCTACAGATCTAGGAAAGGGCCTCTTGCAACAACAGACTTTAAGGCATGCTGTGACTTGTAGTTCTATGGAAGTTAGTAATAGGCTTGCACCCAGTATATCCTTAGTGTAGACTCCAACTCTCTTTATGTATGTATAAGGAGCCGCATCCCACATCCATACCCCATATTCTTCAGCTGTTATTGATCCCTATTGCCCTGTACCAGTAATAAGACAATTCAGAGCCCATCTATCCATCTTTATACCGGAGCCTCTTATAGGAGATCTCTGCAACTTCATGCCAGGCTGCGACCTGCAGTTTTACATCTTTTATTAAATGAGCTACACCAACGAAATATTGTATATATCTGTCTGGTGAAAGCTCTTCTGCAAGTCCAAGGGTGTTAGAATAAAGATCTGGTCTCCACTGGGCCCAAAAAAGACAATCTGGGCCCAAGTAATACAGTGTAATTCCCAGGTATTAAAGTGTTTCCCACTGTATCCTAGGCAGGCGCCTACCCTTCTTGTAGATTCCTGTTCTAGGCCTGCTATATGTCTATTTGGGAATTGTTTCTTTGGGGCCCAGAGGAGATCGCATCTATAAATGACATAATATAGCATTAGGGTGCTtacgtgtgtgtggggggggggggtagtagaaTATTTCCAGGGAGATTCCAAAATAGGTTAGTGTAGCTTTATAACATGAAGGCTGATAATAAACCTATTATATCATATTGTACCCCACATATCATAATGTGCTATGTAAGATGTAGAACATATAATAATATGTGACCAGCCGGAACCATGAacagtcattgtgatgtcatcagaagtGTCATCAGCATCGGGGTATATAAGAAGTTGCTGGATGACAGAGAGGTCACTCATCAGCTGGATGCGAGACTGTAAGTACTGCTCCATTTCAATGAAGTGGTCCCAGGGGTTATACCTTTATATTTTGGCCaaacctgtatatagtgaggagATAGGATCCATTGTCATTGTCAGGTTTCACTTTTCCCTCCAAGTCATAATCTCTGGTTTTTCTATGTTTTTAGGTTTTCTAGCTGACGGGTTTGTGTGATTGGAAATAATGGCAAACTTTAACTCCTGTTATCTGCTGCTGCAGCTCTTTCTCCTCTTGGGTGGAGTGGAAGTTGCAAGATCCTGCTTCCACTGCTTCACCACACCAGCGCAGAGAGATCAAATATGTCATCGTCCCGTCTCTCTGCACAAGATGGACCCTGAAAGATGCCTGCAAAAGCTGCATGCTGGGTTTCTGCCCCTCAACAGCATCTCGATAGGTAATTGAGATCCTCTTTTCTCATTGCTTCTTTGTCTTATATATAGAACGTGTGTGATCTCAGGATTTAGGGATTTACCatatacatactcgagtataagccaaggttttcagcacaattttaatGCTGAAAAAGCCTCACTCGggccccacttttttttttttaataaaggggtctctgctgggcatttcattttaaaggggaactctgctgggcattttattagagagttacttgctgcattttccaccctatgcttatacctgagtcaatatgttttcccagttttttgtggcacaattaagtaccttggcttatacttggggcgccttatactcgagtatatacaatgtCTACAATATCTCTCCTAACTCTCCTATCTTCTCCTTGCAGCGTTTTCTGAAATACCTTACATAAAAGGATACCTGAAAATCTTcgagaaagacgtaaaatccattGACAAATCTTGTAAGTTTTAAAATCTTAAGTATTTTTCAATGTCTTTTAAATTGTCAACAGTAAATGACTATTTCTTTCTGTTTCTATCTCCTTTCTTCTAGTATCCCCACCTGATTGGGTACATCAATTTGACATTACAATGGCAAAGTATGTGCAAGGTGTAAGAGATCGTGTCGAACGTAAGTGACTAAAGATCCTtggatacagacactaaacatttCCTTTATATTCtccataattatttatatatatatataatttcttcCATTAGGTCATCCACCGGAACAATGCAGACCTCCATGCGGTGAGTAATGTCATTGCACAGTATAAGTTAGTTGTGTGACCCCCCTCATTATGTACATTTGGGGTCCTTATGTCTTTCACATGTGTGACCTCTATGACTTTTTCCCCTCAGGCCTTCAGAAAGCTGCCCGCACCTTCACATGCAATAAATGTGCTGAGGAGGATTGTAACGTCCCCGTGGCCTGTCCCCGTAAGATCACATCTATTATCAATTTCTATCTCATATAACATTGTTAGTGTATTGTATGTTGtcttattaactatttatttccTGTTACTTTCCCTTCAGTTGAGACCTTGAGTGTAAGTGAGCTGGACCAGATCACCATCCCCTGTGGGGCCTCATTTCCACTTCCAGAAGATCCAAAAGTTTcctggaaatttgccaaaaatgtaagtgtttgaattaatatatttttttttaacattttagaaACCTGTTCCTTCCCCTCTCACTAATGTTATGAACATTTTCCCTTTAGATCAGGGTGGCTGACCTCAGCTACTTCAAGCATATAAAGCATGGGGACCAACTTTTTCTCCTCATAAAACCTGTGAGGATGAGCCATAGAGGGACTTACGTCTGTGAGGTAACGGATGACGACGACGACATCATCCTCCGCAAATTTCATTACCTGGATGGTAAGACTTCTAGTTTTCTAACTCTCATACACTCTCTCTTATCTGTCACTATGGCTTggttcacatctcattttttgTATAGGTCAGTGCATACATTGGGAATGCTCCCGACGTATATACAGAGAGTATACATTGACTTATGGAGGCATGGTTGTTACTTTTGTCTGACCAGCATATATCACATCTGCAGAAAATTCCCCCTagatgtccttacaacatatggtacAAAACATTATGTGTACCCAGCCTTCTATGTGTGTGCTAGATCAGGAGCCCTTCCTGCCTTTGCAATGCTCTTACTGTAGAGAATTCCTCCTGAAAACCTCAATGACTGATAACATTCTCCATATCACATATTTACTtctatttttcttctatttttacaGTGATACAGTCTGATGTTAGAGAAAGAGCTATAATGGACATCTATTTCCAGCGGGCTTTGGTTGAAAAATCTCCAACTCAGTTGAAGGAGGAGGAAACAACTAAACAAGGCCCCTCCACCATGGACACCATCCTGGCAACACTCCAGAACCCCATCGCCTATGCAGTCTATGCCGGGATCTTCCTGCTAGCCATCATCTTGCTGGCAAGATTCCTGTGGTATTATGCACTAAGTGTGGACTGGAGAAAACAGCACCTTCAGAGCCCTGTATAAAATGTACAGAGAGGTAAGTCCTCACATTTTGTGTACATTTGTACATCATTAGGTAAAGCTACTGCATACTGTTTATACTATAAACCAGGTAATTGGCAATACCAAACTGGTCAGTGTATGCAGTGAGCGGGTATGGTATGACATCTTCATTCATGTTTGACCTCTTTGATTTTTTTCCCTCAAGCACTCAAAAAACTACCCAGACCTTCTCATGCAATAAATGTGAAGAATGTCCAGCATATTTTAAAGTTTTCCTGAACTTGCCAAAAACGTAAGTATTTAATTAAgatctgttttttaatttttagaagtCGAAACCTGTTCTTTCCCCTTTCACTAATGTTATCGATGTTTTTACTTTAGATCGCCAAAGTCGGATGAAGAGCGCTGGATGAAGagtgctgtctacagctgggaatctgttccttctggaatagatatactggtctgGTTTGAATCCCACATGATATCATAAGGCTTTTCTGACGCTCATGCTTGatatcaagggagctgccttactagGTAGCTAATAGAGGCATGATTTTCCTTATCCCTTCCTGtaaaatctatttgcatatttttccatcTCCTGGTGGAGCGTCAATTGCTATAAATCTCCATACAAGGCgatcttaattggcagtctctgtaaggagaacacttacatcccttCCCTAGTCAaaggcctctcactcagccaaaccagttccctacgctgtactgaagagacccaacaaggttgaaacagtgctatcTACAGTTGGGGATCTGTCCCTTCTGGAGTATATATATCAGTTTGGGTTTAATCCtgtatcatgtcataaggctgctTGAAGATCATCCAGGAAGGCTGGGactgtatttacattttttggggttcCAAGATGGACAGAGTGAAGCGCACACTCATGCACACAGAGCCTCGTCAAAGGTGGTAAGGGCATCCCCGACATCCCCACTCTGCAATGGATTTCTTTTGTTTGTGACTGCGTCTCAAGAACTCTGAGAACAGCAAAGGCCTATGTTAGAAAGTCCGTGTCCCACTTATTCCTCCTTTCCCTGTGGCAGGGGCTTGGCTGAGACATGTGGAACCCTTCCTAGTATTACGACAGGGCTTTGCAATTTGTGAGGAATCAACATCTGGAGGAACTTAAACCAGGTTTGTGGAAGCCCGGGACTATCCGCAAACTCATCATTggactttgtggagtgttttccGGGGCTGACCTCCAGCACCAAGGACACCATGTGGACTAACATGTTGTGTGACAGGCTAAACAACTGGCACAAGGAGTTGTCATGAATAGCCATCCAGGAGGTCTCCCCACCCGGTTGTTTATGACAGCCCAAACCTAAGCAAGACCCAGGGCTTCCCCCGGTGTCCCTTTGCAGAGGAGACATAATTGCACTTGTTCTGGGAATGCCCCTTTGCTCGGGGCCTATTGAAAGCCCTGGAAACACAAACTCAATCTTTCTGTGCCTAGGGACACCATGACCATGACATGCTGCTCTTTATGGACTACTCCAAGGCACCCACACAGTGGAGGCCATCCAGCATGCCTGGCGTCTTATGAACTGCTTCAAAGACATCTTGTGGTATGCCAGGAGGCGTCTCACCCTGCAGAGAGAAGCTTTCTCTATCCAGGACTGTCATCGGCTAGTCATGAGCCACCTCAGAGACTATTCCTCATTGGACAGCCAGATGGACAGTGAAGAAGAGGACTGACAAGcccactttttcatttttgtttctcTTGTGGACTTTACTATTGTATTGATTGTGGACTTTTTTAGGGAGTCATTGGACTTTGCCTCTTTTTGACAGATTGAGGCATCCAGGAACTTGAGGACTCACAATCCTCTCCTTCCCCCCTACCTCCCTCTTGTGGTTGGCATGTGACAATTTACCCTGTTCCCctttccctcccccctcccaccttATTTCCGGTTACATTTTGTTGCTTTTAttgaaaatgtatgttttttttttgtttgtttgagcTTGTATGCTAGATTAGCACTTTATTCTGCCATAGTGTCAGGGTATATGCTAGGAGTGTATCTTACTTTATGGTTTGCTGTGTACAAAGCCCATGCTGCATCAAGGCACATGCTGTCTGTGAGTTTGGTTTGGGACGGAGGGTGCAGCCCAAAAGATCTGGCATGAATGCTTGTCCAAAGTGATTTCTAAAGTCGTAGTGTGGGGCCACAGACAACTCTTTTCGAAGGGGAAGACTCTTGTCCTGTGGAATGAGGTGCTGCCCGTACTCCAGTATGTGGCACAGGCATGGCTTACATTGGCCTCCGTCTGCAAGGCAGTTACCAGGACGGTTTTCCAATTTGTTTTGGTAGACAAGATAGACTAAGGTTAAGTGATGGAGGCCATCCTGGACATCTCCACCTTGCTCTGGATTTCTTCTTTTGTTTGTGACTTCTTGTGTATTACCCTGAGGAACTCTGACAGATCTACGGGAAAGTCCATGTCTCGCTacttcctcctgcccctctggagGGGCCTCGGCCAATTTTCTGCTCCTTTTTTCATGGGTCTTTTGCACAACCATATGACCCCACTTTTAGACCAAGTGCACCCAAAATACACCATGTGGTACTTATTTATTTGTGTGGCATCAAAGTGCATCCTATAGATTGCCAGAATGTATTGCtgaaaattaaatgaaaatttaATGTTTCATTACAAACCAATGCAAGCGTGTTGTGTTATGGATGCCCAGTAATTCGAGCACTATTGTATTTCTCTTGTATTATCCTGCCATTGGGGTCCATTGTTGGCTTGGCCTGCTGGGATCTGATTATTGGACATCATTTCTGATAACGTcttgttttttttatcaaaaggCAGAATTTCACTTCATATGACTTGTAAAGGGTCTAGAGAGGCGCACGGGACTCTAGTTTGAAAGCCTTTCTGTACAGGTCACATATGTGGCTTATAATATTTCCCAAAATCCATGGTCAATTTATCTGTTCATTGCAGATTTTGTGCCAGATTACCTCCTGTCAGTTTTCATGTGGAAACAGGATATTTTGTGATCACATTGTGAGGGTTTTGCTTCCTTCAGCAATCTCCCCTACCCCTCCTGAAGAGGCACACGCCTGGTCAGTAGGTGTAGCAGCACACTTATAAAGACAAGTGGCAAAATTTCTTTATGTAACTGCAGCAGATCAGTTAATCTAAACATGCTGACATGGAGTCAGAATTAGAAAGACACCACGGAGCCTTAAGCAAAGGGGGACATGAGTTTGGCATGGGGGGACCTAGAACCCTGGAATTTTTTATGTAGTTGAATTCATTTAATATAGGTGGGTTCTgctttgagagggcagagtatgaagGGTAGGTTgtcctgtgagagggcagagtatgtagggtagagtggtactgtgagagggcagagtatgttgGGTAGGGtataatgtgagagggcagagtatgtagtgtagggAGTACTGTgacagggcagagtatgtagggtagagtGTACTGTGGTTggacagagtatgtagggtagtgtgtactgtgagagggcagagtatgtagggcagggtgtactgtcaGAGggaagagtatgtagggcagggtgtactgtgagagggcagagtatgtagtgtagggAGTACTGTgacagggcagagtatgtagggtagagtGTACTGTGGTTggacagagtatgtagggtagtgtgtactgtgagagggcagagtatgtagggcagggtgtactgtcaGAGggaagagtatgtagggcagggtgtactgtgagagggcagagtatatagGGCAGGGTGTTCTGTGAGatggcagagtatgtagggtagggtgtactgtgagagagcagagtatgtagggtagggtgtactgtgagagggcagagtatatagGGCAGGGTGTTCTGTGAGatggcagagtatgtagggtagggtgtactgtgagagggcagagtatgtagggtagggtgtactgtgagagggcagagtatgtagggtagggtgtactgtgagagggcagagtatgtaggggaggttggtactgtgagagggcagagtatgtagggtagggtgtactgtgagagggcagagtatgtagggtagggtggtactatgagagggaagagtatgtagggtagggtggtactatgagagggaagagtatgtagggtagcgtgcactgtgagagggcagagtatgtagggtaggatCTACTgtaagagggcagagtatgtaaggtaggatgtactgtgagagggcagagtatgtagggtagggtgtactttGAGACGGCAGAGTATGttgggtagggtgtactgtgagagtgcAGAGTATGTAAAGGagggggtggtactgtgagagggcagagtatgtaggggagcatatactgtgagagggcagagtatgtagggtagggtggtactatgagagggaagagtatgtagggtagggtgtactgtgagagggcagagtatgtaggggagggggtggtactgtgagagggcagagtatttaGGGGAGGatatactgtgagagggcagagtatgtagggtagggtggtactatgaaaGGGCAGAGTATAAAGGGCGGGGTGTTCTGTGAGATGgcagagtatatacggtaggatgtactgtgagagggcagagtatgtaggatAGGGTGTACTTTGAGACGGCAGAGTATGTtaggtagggtgtactgtgagagggcggAGTATgaagggtagggtgtactgtgagagggaagAGTATGTAGGCTAGGGTGCACTGTGCGAGGGCAGAGTacgtagggtagggtgtactttgagatggcagagtatgtaggggagggtgtactgtgagagggcagagtatgtagagtagggtggtactatgagagggaagagtatgtagggtaggctatactgtgagagggcagagtatgtaggttaGGGtgcactgtgagagggcagagtatgtagggtaggatgtactgtgagagggcagagtatgtagggtaggatgtactgtgagagggcagagtatgtagggtagggtgtactttGAGACGACAGAGTATGttgggtagggtgtactgtgggagggcagagtatgtagggtagggtgtactgtgagagggcagagtatgtaggggaggggtggtactgtgagagggcagagtaggtAGGGGAGGGTATACTGTGAgaaggcagagtatgtaggggagggtgtactgtgagagggcagagtatgtaggggagggtgttctgtgagagggcagagtatgtagggtagggtatactgtgagagggcagagtatgtaggggagggggtggtactgtgagagggcagagtatgtagcggagggggtggtactgtgagagggcagagtatgtaggggagggggtggtactgtgagagggcagagtatgtagggtagggtatactgtgagagggcagagtatgtagggcacggtgtactgtgagagggcatagtatgtagggtagggtataatgtgagagtgcagagtatgtaggggagggtgtactgtgacagggcagagtatgtagggcagggtgtactgtgagagaggGAAGAGTATGTAaggtgtagggcagtgatggggaaccttttagcgactaagtgcccaaactgcaaccccaaacctgcATTTACCGCGAGGTGCcaatcaaaaattaaagcagtaacttattgttgctttttcttcaacaatgttcaatcaaactggcctcctgaggacatcaacacagtagaaagtagcgaaattttgcatcattttagctcaatttcagtgtccctctgtacacagagaattgtggggcagcaggaaagataattaggccctgtctacacattctccctcttcctacaatcccaagtaagtcactttaaaatatcacagaaaacagcatctttgcttctaagatgcttggaactgcaggaagattctttgagtcctctctggtgtgctggggcaatggcccaggtgcccacagaatgggtttggagtgccgcctctggcacccgtgccataggttcgccatacctcccaaccgtccctcTTTCAGCGTGACTgtcccgttttttgggctctgtcacgctgccacggaagggggagagaatgtcccagggagtgctggaggctacagaaggacagggggggctggggcacaggagcaggacaggggggtgctggaggctacagggggggctggaggctactggaggaggaaagggggtctggggcacaggaagaggacaggggggtgctggaggctacagggggggctggaggctactggaggaggaaaggggggctggggcaaaggaagaggacaggggggggctggaggctactggaggaggaaaggggagcttgggcacaggaagaggacaggggggggtctggagactactggaggaggaaagggggtctggggcacaggaagaggacagggggggctggaggctcctggaggaggaaagggggggcttGGGCACAGGAATAGGACAGGGGGTGTCGGAGGCTAcaggggcacaggagcaggacagggtgGTACTGGAGGCtatagggggggctggaggctactggaggaggaaaggggggctggggcacaggaagaggacaggggggggctgaAGGCTACTGGAGTAGGAAAGGgggtctggggcacaggaagaggacaggggggtgctggaggctacaggggggggctggaggctactagaggaggaaaggggggctggggcaaaggaagaggacagggggcggggctggaggctactggaggaggaaagggggtctggggcacaggaagaggacaggggggtgccgGAGGCTACAGTgggagctggggcacaggaggaggacagggggtgctggaagctacaggggggctggggcacaggagcaggaaaGTGGGGtgttggaggctacaggggggggggctggaggctactggaggaggaaaggggggctggggcacaggaagaggacaggggggggctagaggctactggaggaggaaagggggtctggggcacaggaagaggacagggggtgcaggaggctacagggggggggctggaggctactggaggaggaaaggggggctggggcaaaggaagaggacagggggcagggttggaggctactggaggaggaaagggggtctggggcacaggaagaggacaggggggtgctgtaggctactggaggaggaaaggggggctggggcacaggaagaggatgggggggctggggcacaggaagaggacagggggggctggaggctacagtggGGGCCGGGGCACAGGAGttggacagggggtgctggaggctacagggggggctggaggctactggaggaggaaaggggagcttgggcacaggaagaggacagggggggctggagactactggaggaggaaagggggtctGGGGcaaaggaagaggacaggggggggggctggaggctactggaggaggaaagggggggctggggcacaggaagaggacagggggtgccggaggctacagtgggggctggggcacaggaggaggacagggggtgctggaagctacaggaggacaggggggctggaggctacaggaagacaggggggctggaggctacagggggctggggcacaggagcaggacaggggggtgctggaggctacagggggggctggaggctactggaagaggaaagggggtctggggcacaggaagaggacaggggggtgctggaggctactggaggaggaaagggggtctggggcacaggaagaggacaggggggtgctggaggctacagggggggctggggcaaaGAAAGAGGATGGGGGgcggggctggaggctactggaggaggaaagggggtctGGGGCACAGAAAGAGGACAgcgggtgctggaggctacagggggggggggctggaggctactggaggaggaaaggggggctggggcacaggaagaggacgggggggatggggcacaggaagaggacagggggggctggaggctacagtgggggctggggcacaggagttggacaggggggctggaggctacaggaggacaggggggctggaggctacagcaggacagggggctggaggctacaggggggctggaggctacaggaggacagggggggctggggcacaggagcaggacaggggggctggagtcAGCTGGCGG comes from the Engystomops pustulosus chromosome 5, aEngPut4.maternal, whole genome shotgun sequence genome and includes:
- the LOC140134146 gene encoding sperm acrosome membrane-associated protein 6-like; amino-acid sequence: MDPERCLQKLHAGFLPLNSISIAFSEIPYIKGYLKIFEKDVKSIDKSLSPPDWVHQFDITMAKYVQGVRDRVERHPPEQCRPPCGLQKAARTFTCNKCAEEDCNVPVACPLETLSVSELDQITIPCGASFPLPEDPKVSWKFAKNIRVADLSYFKHIKHGDQLFLLIKPVRMSHRGTYVCEVTDDDDDIILRKFHYLDVIQSDVRERAIMDIYFQRALVEKSPTQLKEEETTKQGPSTMDTILATLQNPIAYAVYAGIFLLAIILLARFLWYYALSVDWRKQHLQSPV